The region ATTTTACAACAAATTATGTCATATTTTGCAGTATGTGCATAAGGACATATACTAAAATTATTTAATTTTTGATGAGAGACCATTAATGAAGAAATCCAATTTCTTACTTTTTTCTTAATGGAACTCTCATCAACCATAAATCACCCTTTACCTTGTCCGCGATACTTCTTCCGAGCATTATTGCGAGAAGATGATGAATATTTGGTATTTTTACCATCTCCTTGTCGAGTCAACTTGGGCTTGCCAGGTACATAAGAACCACTCTTGTATGCCATAATTAGTCTCCTATAATTTCAGTAGTAATATCAGAAGGGTCTGGAGTACCTGACTTATAAAACTCTTGTGCCAGGTCCTCCATAGTATCAAGGAATTGCTCCTCTGTTAAGTTCTGGTGAATTCTCCGTCCCTTACAGAGGATATTATACTTGGTCTGTGTAGGTCTGTCAACCATTCTCAGATAACTCTTGTTTTTTCGTGACCGACTCTGATACGAGGATCGCACCAAATCTCAAATCCCGCTTCTTTTGCATCGAGACAGAACGACACATCTTCCCCACACATATCTTGAACCTCACCAGATTCAAAGACTTGCATCTTGGGAGCGAACCATGGATACTTCATCTCAGGATGCTCAAAGACTCCGTTCTTAATCATAACCCAACCAAATCCAGTATAATCAACTGTGAATGGTTTCTTACGCTTGCTGATGCCTTCTACCATCTCATGATTCATGACTCCACCATTGCTGCGGAAGTCATCTTCTTCTAACCAATGAGCGACTGATGTGGTACGACCATCTTCAGTACAATACCATCCAGCGACGATTTCTTTTTCAGTACCATCTTCCGAAATAGCAAGGTCACAGAGTTGCCAGAATTTTTCAGTGTTGAAAACAATGTCAGAATCAATCCAGAGTTGATAGTCATATTGTAGACGACCATCCCAGGGAATTTGGTCCGGACCACGAAGAACATTTGCTCCGAGACACTTACAACGAGCAAAGTTCACCATGGATGAATAATCTTGAGAGATTTGAATCGCAATGCCACTCTGTACCATATCAAAGCACAGTTGTACAAAGTTCTTTAAAAAGGTAAAAGAGCACCCGCGCCCTGGAAGGCAGAACACAATACTCTTACCACGCATTCTTTCTTTAATTGCCGCATAGTCCCAGTCAGGTTCAACCGAGCTTGAATTTTGAGCGATTGGAGACTTTGCTTTTACAGTAAATCCTTTTGCCATAATTGAGTAGTTACTTCAGTCATATCATACACTATTATATAGTGGTTGTCAATGTGATGAGTTAAGGGATATTTCCTTATTCACACTAACTTTTTCAAAACTTATATCATTTTTTGATATTTCCTTGGTGTCCATAATGTCTAATAAATTTTGCATCATTAACCAAGTATTATCAAATTCATTCTCAGAAAGAGAATGATAAACACATCTATCTTTTATGTAAATGTGATAAACATAATGTGTATATGTTTTACTCATATTTTCTCTCTGTAATGACAATTTCATTTCCTTCCAGAATAACCTTTACTTCTGTGTCTTCATACCATCCAAGTTCTGTCATCATCCACTCAGGAATTTTGACAAAATAATCTCCAGTAATTGGGTCAACCTCTACGACTGTGAAATTTTTTTCCGGATTTTTTTTCATCTCTCAATATTTTTTTTATTTTTTTATATATGACACAGTATCTATGTTTTTCTCAGACTCTCCATCTTTTGGAATAAATGGAAGTATCAGAGAGAAGATTAGAATCACTTGTAGAATTATAATGGTCTTTGCCGCCCTCCAGAAGAACCCTGGGTATCGTATCAACCATCCCGCGAAGACTGTTCTCCAAAAATTCCAATAAGGTGTGGGGGAGTTTTTCATATACGGGAAATTTTTTTCTTATGAGTGAAACAAAAAGGTCGCTTGGGTAACACTTTGTAGGTTAGGGATGTTTGCGTTTTTTATATAGGGGGGCATCGGGACATTATGACGGTTCAGCGCCCGCAAAAATATAAAGAATTCAACGCCACATACTGCCATCACGAATAACCAATAAACCCTTATTCGTTCGTTGTTCGTTATAAGAAAGGGGGCATAAGACTGCCCCCACGAACTATCAGTAACCTGCCCACACTAACAGTTCGCCAGCATCAACGGGTTCGCCAATCATCATACGATAATCGTTAAACAAATCCTCCAGAATACCGTGGGCGTTGGCGAACCTAACTGCCTGAAACCAAGTGATGCAACCGTTATCATCAGCGAGGCGGAAGATAGCGTCAGTCATGAGAATTGAGAGAGAGTTTGTATGAAGAATGAGAGTGAAAGTCAGGCAGGGAAGCTCATACGCTTCGCCTCAGGATTGCAATAGTATTTGTGACCCTTACTCTGCCAACCTTCATAGTCTGTGGAGAGATTCGCAATCTCAGCAGCGCTGAGAGTAACGGGTTCGCCCTGATGTTTAATCTGCCCAAACGATTTGATTTTGTTTGCTGCCCACACGATGCGGCGGGTTTGAAGGTCGGTTGCTTGAGAGTAGACAGACATAGAGTGAAGAATGAGGGGGAAAGTTGAGAGGGGGGGAAACCCCCCCAAAAAGTTACTGACCGACTGCCGAAACACGGGTAACAGTCAGCTTCTTCCACCCTTCGACGCGATAGTAACGCAGTTCCTCAATGATAGAGTTCACAACGTTGTTATGCTGGCGGTCGAAACCTTTGGCAGTGGTAGGACGCTTGCGCTTGCGATACTCTACGGCAGTGGTTCCATCAGCGCGGTCAAGCTCGATGCGATAGATGCAGGCGGTCATTTGACTCAGGGTCGGTGGGGGGAAGCGCCCCCCGTTCGCTTGAGGCTATTGT is a window of bacterium DNA encoding:
- a CDS encoding AbrB/MazE/SpoVT family DNA-binding domain-containing protein, giving the protein MKKNPEKNFTVVEVDPITGDYFVKIPEWMMTELGWYEDTEVKVILEGNEIVITERKYE